A section of the Kribbella sp. HUAS MG21 genome encodes:
- a CDS encoding anhydro-N-acetylmuramic acid kinase gives MRVIGLMSGTSYDAIDAAAADLRLDGDQLVLTPLGMLSQPYPDELRAAVAAALPPAPASMEQVCRLDTGIGQAFAAVAQQAIEQLCGGYADLIVSHGQTMFHWVDGGSVRGTLQLGQPAWIAEATSVPVVSDLRARDVAAGGQGAPLVSIIDVLWLRGRPGVPVALNLGGIANITVVHGEPVAFDTGPANALIDAVVTDLTGRPFDADGVMAARGQVHEELLARLLAEPYYGRPAPKSTGKELFNLSYVARAMEGLPEIPAEDLVATVTTLTARTVADAVRRYGGTEVVASGGGIRNPVLMHLLADELEIPVRTTDELGVPSAAKEAYAFAILGFLTVHGLGGTVPSCTGARHSSVLGSVTPGLSGLPTITGEARPPVRLVVD, from the coding sequence ATGCGAGTGATCGGCCTGATGTCCGGGACGTCGTACGACGCCATCGACGCCGCCGCCGCGGATCTGCGGCTGGACGGGGACCAGTTGGTGCTGACGCCGCTGGGCATGCTGAGTCAGCCGTACCCCGACGAGCTGCGGGCGGCGGTCGCGGCCGCACTGCCGCCGGCGCCCGCGAGCATGGAGCAGGTGTGCCGGCTCGACACCGGGATCGGGCAGGCGTTCGCGGCCGTCGCCCAGCAGGCGATCGAGCAGCTGTGCGGCGGGTACGCGGACCTGATCGTGTCGCACGGGCAGACGATGTTCCACTGGGTCGATGGCGGGTCGGTGCGCGGTACGTTGCAGCTCGGTCAGCCGGCCTGGATCGCGGAGGCCACCAGCGTACCGGTCGTGTCCGACCTGCGGGCGCGCGACGTCGCGGCCGGAGGCCAGGGGGCGCCGCTGGTCAGCATCATCGACGTGCTGTGGCTGCGCGGGCGTCCCGGCGTACCGGTGGCGCTGAATCTCGGCGGGATCGCGAACATCACCGTCGTACACGGCGAACCGGTTGCCTTCGACACCGGTCCGGCGAACGCGCTGATCGACGCGGTCGTGACGGACCTGACCGGGCGACCGTTCGACGCGGACGGGGTGATGGCGGCGCGCGGGCAAGTGCACGAGGAGCTGCTCGCGCGGCTGCTGGCCGAGCCGTACTACGGACGCCCGGCGCCGAAGTCGACGGGCAAGGAGCTGTTCAACCTCTCGTACGTCGCGCGCGCGATGGAGGGCCTGCCCGAGATCCCGGCCGAGGACCTGGTCGCCACGGTGACCACGCTGACCGCGCGGACGGTCGCGGACGCCGTACGGCGGTACGGCGGGACCGAGGTGGTCGCGTCGGGTGGCGGCATCCGGAACCCGGTGCTGATGCACCTGCTCGCGGACGAGCTGGAGATTCCGGTCCGGACCACCGACGAGCTGGGCGTGCCGTCGGCGGCGAAGGAGGCCTACGCGTTCGCGATCCTCGGGTTCCTCACCGTGCACGGCCTGGGCGGTACGGTCCCGAGCTGCACCGGCGCCCGGCACTCCAGCGTGCTCGGCTCGGTCACCCCCGGTCTCAGCGGTCTGCCCACGATCACCGGCGAAGCGCGCCCTCCAGTGCGCCTCGTGGTCGACTGA
- a CDS encoding AAA family ATPase, translated as MTRLFVVTGAPGSGKSTVVPELVRLSPGNLVVMDMDELLDDNGRLLGIDIASPTAEPIWPAYNGLWLRITELIRRSGIPVLLLTPGLPSQLPEGRWLHLDCADAVRRKRLAQRGWAEDQIAEALADAAEIRKLVPRSVRGDVAPERCAKSILEWLRGERFGKTLSLWGRFRS; from the coding sequence GTGACGAGGTTGTTCGTGGTGACCGGGGCGCCCGGTTCGGGGAAGTCGACGGTCGTGCCGGAGCTGGTCCGGCTGAGTCCGGGGAACCTGGTCGTGATGGACATGGACGAGCTGCTGGACGACAACGGCCGGCTGCTCGGGATCGACATCGCGAGCCCGACCGCGGAGCCGATCTGGCCGGCGTACAACGGCCTGTGGTTGCGGATCACCGAGCTGATCCGGCGGTCCGGGATCCCGGTGCTGCTGCTGACGCCGGGGTTGCCGAGCCAGCTGCCCGAGGGCCGGTGGCTGCACCTCGACTGCGCGGACGCCGTACGGCGGAAGCGGCTGGCGCAACGGGGCTGGGCGGAGGACCAGATCGCGGAGGCGCTGGCGGACGCGGCGGAGATCCGCAAGCTCGTGCCCAGGTCGGTGCGCGGGGACGTCGCGCCGGAGCGGTGCGCGAAGAGCATCCTCGAGTGGCTGCGCGGCGAGCGGTTCGGCAAGACGCTGAGCCTGTGGGGCCGGTTCCGCAGTTGA
- a CDS encoding MerR family transcriptional regulator has product MRLTISEFARRVGLAPSALRFYDDCGLLPPAEVDATNGYRYYDPSQADRARLLRDLREIDLPLPEVRVALDAPAAEVAELVRSHLRTLEAKSTATRTAATRLLTHLLSQQTTALLGGPELASAIRQVTPTAATDADAGEFAAALSCVLVELSADEITFVATDRYRLAVRTVRPLEFGGARGRVLVRADELAGLTRWVAAADVVRVEVDGGLTLVRGDESRVLRVVDAEYPAYEQILDGLTPPACRVVVDRVALLDALAGRDVVALDIDAESLRIGDEVKLDAIGTGAVRIGFTASLLAAALEASVGPDVLLEIGEPARPVVVRSADQGTFTTLVMPVRLDG; this is encoded by the coding sequence ATGAGGTTGACGATCAGTGAGTTCGCCCGGCGGGTGGGGCTGGCGCCGAGTGCCCTGCGGTTCTACGACGACTGCGGCCTGCTCCCGCCGGCCGAGGTCGACGCGACGAACGGCTACCGGTACTACGACCCGTCCCAGGCCGACCGCGCGCGCCTGCTGCGCGACCTGCGCGAGATCGACCTCCCGCTCCCCGAGGTGCGCGTCGCCCTGGACGCGCCGGCCGCGGAGGTCGCCGAGCTCGTCCGCTCGCACCTCCGCACGCTGGAGGCCAAGTCCACCGCGACCAGGACCGCGGCCACCCGCCTGCTCACCCACCTGCTCTCGCAGCAGACAACAGCCTTACTGGGCGGTCCCGAACTGGCCAGTGCCATTCGCCAAGTCACGCCCACTGCGGCAACCGACGCTGACGCGGGGGAGTTCGCGGCGGCGTTGAGTTGTGTGCTGGTCGAGTTGTCGGCGGACGAGATCACCTTTGTGGCGACCGATCGTTACCGGTTGGCGGTGCGGACGGTGCGGCCTCTGGAGTTCGGTGGGGCCCGTGGGCGGGTGCTCGTACGGGCTGACGAGCTGGCCGGGCTGACTCGGTGGGTCGCGGCGGCTGACGTGGTGCGGGTGGAGGTGGACGGCGGGCTGACGCTCGTGCGCGGCGACGAGTCGCGCGTGCTGCGGGTGGTGGACGCGGAGTATCCGGCGTACGAGCAGATCCTGGACGGGCTGACGCCGCCGGCCTGCCGGGTGGTAGTGGACCGGGTGGCGCTGCTGGACGCGCTCGCCGGGCGGGATGTTGTTGCCCTGGACATCGATGCGGAGAGCTTGCGGATCGGCGACGAGGTGAAGCTCGACGCGATCGGGACCGGGGCGGTGCGGATCGGGTTCACCGCGAGCCTGCTGGCCGCGGCGCTCGAGGCGAGTGTCGGGCCGGACGTGCTGCTCGAGATCGGCGAGCCCGCGCGGCCGGTCGTCGTGCGGTCGGCGGACCAAGGCACCTTCACCACGCTCGTGATGCCCGTCCGGCTGGACGGGTGA
- a CDS encoding MFS transporter: MNRSYYGWLAGSTLSVLGDTVLFFALGWAATGIGPQVAALVLTGFTLPRAVLLLLGGVLGDRVGPRRLLLGCSAVVGGCCFLLAAVVGVRGVSTGVLLAAAIVVGTVDAFALPAAGVLPRLFVSDDQLPRAMALRTSATQLVTLAGGPLSGVLVATVGLVGALMVDGATFAVQFVVLLLLRPPYDVPPPAERPSMVRSALDGLRVAAAEPVLRRILLVVALVAAFVLPVTSLCVPLLARSQGWSAGQAGFVVAGNVCGGLLVTVLVARFGTFDRAGTAGGLGCLVAALGIAALTFAPSVPVAVAATVVQGVGIGLFTAHLAPAFVRSTPKSHLTRLQSLLSFAQTVPLIASTNLLATLDLHHALPLAATATALAGLILLRT; the protein is encoded by the coding sequence GTGAACCGGTCGTACTACGGCTGGCTGGCAGGCTCCACACTCTCGGTTCTCGGCGACACGGTCCTGTTCTTCGCGCTCGGCTGGGCCGCGACGGGCATCGGGCCGCAGGTTGCCGCGCTCGTGCTGACCGGGTTCACGCTGCCGCGCGCCGTACTGCTCCTGCTCGGCGGCGTCCTCGGCGACCGCGTCGGCCCGCGGCGCCTGCTGCTCGGGTGTAGTGCGGTCGTCGGTGGCTGCTGCTTCCTGCTGGCCGCCGTGGTCGGCGTTCGCGGAGTCTCGACGGGCGTACTGCTCGCCGCGGCGATCGTCGTCGGCACTGTGGATGCCTTTGCGTTGCCTGCGGCCGGTGTCCTGCCGCGGCTGTTCGTCTCCGACGATCAGTTGCCTAGAGCAATGGCTCTGCGAACATCGGCCACTCAGCTCGTGACGCTGGCCGGAGGTCCGCTCAGCGGAGTGCTGGTCGCGACTGTCGGGCTGGTCGGGGCGCTCATGGTCGACGGCGCCACGTTCGCGGTCCAGTTCGTCGTACTGCTCCTGCTCAGACCGCCGTACGACGTACCGCCGCCGGCCGAGCGCCCCTCTATGGTCCGGTCGGCGCTCGACGGGCTGCGGGTCGCGGCCGCCGAACCGGTACTCCGGCGGATCCTGCTCGTGGTCGCACTGGTGGCCGCCTTCGTGCTGCCGGTGACCTCGCTGTGCGTCCCGCTGCTCGCGCGATCGCAGGGCTGGTCGGCCGGCCAGGCAGGTTTCGTTGTCGCAGGCAACGTGTGCGGCGGGTTGCTGGTGACGGTCCTGGTCGCGCGCTTCGGCACCTTCGACCGCGCCGGAACCGCGGGCGGCCTCGGCTGCCTCGTGGCAGCACTGGGCATCGCCGCCCTGACCTTCGCGCCATCCGTCCCAGTAGCCGTCGCCGCGACCGTAGTCCAAGGCGTAGGCATAGGCCTCTTCACCGCACACCTGGCCCCAGCCTTCGTCCGCAGTACCCCGAAATCCCACCTGACCCGCCTGCAGTCGCTCCTGTCGTTCGCCCAGACTGTCCCCCTGATCGCCTCCACCAACCTCCTCGCCACCCTTGACCTCCACCACGCCCTCCCTCTGGCCGCCACCGCAACCGCCCTGGCCGGCTTGATCCTGCTGCGAACCTGA
- a CDS encoding type II toxin-antitoxin system VapC family toxin — protein sequence MIYLDSAAVVKLVHAEKESPALRDWLDERAETSWVSSVLAEIESFRALARHAPEAVVRLPRVLDLIDLRELDAGTRILAQTVRPAMVRSLDAIHLATALRINPLTSFVTYDKRLADAAASAGLTVDMPS from the coding sequence GTGATCTATCTCGACTCGGCCGCCGTCGTGAAGCTTGTCCATGCGGAGAAGGAGTCCCCTGCGCTGCGTGATTGGCTCGACGAGCGGGCCGAGACGTCGTGGGTGAGCTCGGTGCTGGCGGAGATCGAGTCGTTCCGCGCCCTCGCGCGGCATGCTCCGGAAGCAGTGGTCAGGCTGCCTCGGGTCCTCGATCTCATCGACCTCCGTGAACTGGATGCCGGCACCCGGATCCTGGCGCAGACCGTCCGTCCGGCAATGGTGCGGAGCCTGGACGCGATTCACCTGGCGACCGCGCTGCGCATCAACCCGCTGACCTCGTTCGTCACCTATGACAAGCGCCTCGCCGATGCGGCCGCGTCAGCAGGTCTCACGGTGGACATGCCGTCCTGA
- a CDS encoding DJ-1/PfpI family protein produces the protein MRTAYVAVYETMADWEIGHLTVELRTGRFTGVPWSVVTVGESLEPVVSMGGLRVVPDVTIADVAPDEGDLLVLAGSAHWDEGGGEAFAKLAGQFLDAGVPVAAICGATAGLARAGVLDGRQHTSAAKEYLQATGYQGADGYVDARAVVDGNLITAGPDSPVQFARAVLQRLGLADERKLEAYEGVFHRADPAVYANLVG, from the coding sequence ATGAGGACAGCGTATGTAGCGGTGTACGAGACGATGGCGGACTGGGAGATCGGGCATCTGACGGTGGAGCTGCGGACGGGCAGGTTCACCGGGGTGCCGTGGTCGGTGGTGACGGTGGGGGAGTCGCTGGAGCCGGTGGTGAGTATGGGTGGGTTGCGGGTGGTGCCGGATGTGACGATCGCGGATGTGGCGCCGGACGAGGGCGATCTGCTGGTGCTGGCCGGGTCGGCGCACTGGGACGAAGGGGGCGGCGAGGCGTTCGCGAAGCTGGCGGGGCAGTTCCTGGATGCCGGCGTACCGGTGGCGGCGATCTGCGGGGCGACGGCGGGGCTGGCGCGGGCCGGGGTGCTCGACGGGCGGCAGCACACGAGCGCGGCCAAGGAGTACCTGCAGGCGACCGGCTACCAGGGCGCGGACGGGTACGTCGACGCGCGCGCGGTCGTCGACGGAAACCTGATCACGGCCGGGCCGGACTCGCCGGTGCAGTTCGCGCGGGCGGTGCTGCAGCGGCTCGGGCTCGCGGACGAGCGCAAGCTGGAGGCGTACGAGGGCGTGTTCCATCGCGCCGACCCGGCGGTGTACGCGAATCTGGTCGGATGA
- a CDS encoding MarR family transcriptional regulator encodes MTVPPREEWPKPAKQSEGGVVLTDVVLATFRLNARLMEAAQGLAAHGGLTAAWWQVLGGVLDEPRSVADVGRIMGVSRQGVQRIADLLVERGLAEYRPNPAHRRAKLLACTEAGYWAIRQISIAQHPWGDDVAASVDLDDLRTTLATLQALITKLEEA; translated from the coding sequence ATGACCGTTCCACCGCGGGAGGAGTGGCCGAAACCGGCGAAGCAGTCGGAGGGTGGGGTGGTGCTGACGGACGTCGTCCTCGCCACCTTCCGGCTGAACGCGCGGCTGATGGAGGCGGCGCAGGGCCTCGCCGCGCACGGCGGCCTGACGGCGGCTTGGTGGCAGGTGCTCGGCGGCGTCCTCGACGAGCCGCGTTCGGTGGCGGACGTCGGGCGGATCATGGGCGTCAGTCGGCAGGGCGTCCAGCGGATCGCTGACCTGCTGGTCGAGCGTGGCCTCGCGGAGTACCGGCCGAATCCGGCCCACCGCCGGGCCAAGCTGCTCGCGTGTACGGAGGCCGGCTACTGGGCGATCCGGCAGATCTCGATCGCCCAGCACCCGTGGGGCGACGACGTCGCGGCGTCCGTCGACCTCGACGATCTCCGGACGACGCTCGCGACGCTGCAGGCCCTGATCACCAAGCTGGAAGAAGCTTGA
- a CDS encoding polysaccharide lyase family 8 super-sandwich domain-containing protein, whose translation MDLTRRHLLSFVPATALLAAVNPAPAAHATTAATAAKDLMTAGPTQLLTNAIAIYAGTAESNARPEVAAKVAAMDSTARTWLAALDRAGTGELFAGLPLGTSDPNLSASYQHLYELALAFRRPGPASDLQGNEQLRARIAEKLGWLHDTYYGDQSKGYYGNWFTWEIGISTFVSKTLALIDAPAELITRYVASMDAYLRNGKDGDVDLDSRFHTGANLVDITANRILQGALLNDDARIRKALRDQFTVFATVDPYNLRHGVTDGYYADGSFIQHASVAYTGSYGKGLLSRVVQTVKVLAGTEYAQSDDLVGVVQGWVEHGFAPLIFEGWMMEIVKGRAVSRTTTGYADVAVIVEAVVDLADYATGADAARLKSFAKFTAQPTINPNSFASPVSIARFADLKADPSIVPADLNPAASTTAFNAMDRTVHRRPGYAFALSRNSERISKYEYMSGENLMPWFQGDGAHYLYLAGQDQTQSYGIDYFTTVSPYALAGVTAPVETRKTIPELYGKAYYDNPALGFTPSSESQNTYVYFPVGTNGYSGGATLGAYGAVGWVQSDDFAYASRDELPPDFVVYKNASSTKSWFLLDDEIVVLAAGVRDADRAVTTTLDTRIAGASDPVTITGVRRDGGPWSGAGTVDPRWLRYTNGSVAVGYHFLQPTQLSVDLQTVTRSRRVVRTSNPDTAVTKQVFALTVSQPAGPARTFAYALVPNATESALRSYQHGRLRLLSNTTRLQAIEHLGLRLTAANSFTPGTHHLPGLTVDGPASLIVRRETGSVHVAVSDPTTQRDTVTLNLPAQYLKAATPVDGVRVARTIAGTRLTFTTRHTYGRSLAIKLLPAW comes from the coding sequence GTGGACCTCACGCGCCGCCACCTGCTGTCCTTTGTCCCCGCCACCGCACTCCTGGCCGCGGTCAACCCGGCCCCGGCCGCCCACGCGACAACCGCAGCAACTGCCGCCAAGGACCTGATGACCGCCGGACCGACCCAGCTGCTCACCAACGCGATCGCGATCTACGCCGGTACGGCGGAATCCAACGCCCGCCCCGAGGTCGCCGCCAAGGTCGCCGCGATGGACAGCACCGCCCGCACCTGGCTGGCCGCCCTCGACCGCGCCGGCACCGGCGAGCTCTTCGCGGGCCTCCCGCTCGGCACCAGCGACCCGAACCTGAGCGCGTCGTACCAGCACCTGTACGAACTCGCCCTCGCCTTCCGCCGCCCGGGCCCGGCCTCCGACCTGCAGGGCAACGAGCAACTCCGGGCGCGGATCGCGGAGAAGCTCGGCTGGCTGCACGACACCTACTACGGCGACCAGTCGAAGGGGTACTACGGCAACTGGTTCACCTGGGAGATCGGCATCTCGACGTTCGTCTCCAAGACGCTCGCGCTGATCGACGCCCCGGCCGAGTTGATCACCCGGTACGTCGCCTCGATGGACGCGTACCTGCGCAACGGCAAGGACGGCGACGTCGACCTCGACTCGCGCTTCCACACCGGCGCGAACCTTGTCGACATCACCGCGAACCGCATCCTCCAAGGCGCACTGCTGAACGACGACGCGCGGATCCGGAAGGCGCTGCGGGACCAGTTCACGGTCTTCGCGACCGTCGACCCGTACAACCTCCGGCACGGCGTCACGGACGGGTACTACGCGGACGGCTCGTTCATCCAGCACGCGTCGGTCGCGTACACCGGCTCGTACGGCAAGGGCCTGCTCAGCCGCGTCGTGCAGACCGTCAAGGTGCTCGCCGGGACGGAGTACGCGCAGAGCGACGACCTCGTCGGCGTGGTGCAGGGTTGGGTGGAGCACGGGTTCGCGCCGCTGATCTTCGAGGGCTGGATGATGGAGATCGTCAAGGGCCGCGCGGTGTCCCGGACCACCACCGGGTACGCCGATGTCGCGGTGATCGTGGAGGCGGTCGTCGACCTGGCCGACTACGCGACCGGCGCCGACGCGGCCCGGCTGAAGTCGTTCGCGAAGTTCACCGCGCAGCCGACGATCAACCCGAACAGCTTCGCGTCGCCGGTCAGCATCGCGCGGTTCGCGGACCTGAAGGCGGACCCGTCGATCGTGCCGGCCGATCTCAACCCGGCGGCGAGTACGACGGCCTTCAACGCGATGGACCGGACGGTCCACCGGCGGCCCGGGTACGCGTTCGCGCTGTCGCGGAACTCGGAGCGGATCAGCAAGTACGAGTACATGAGCGGCGAGAACCTGATGCCGTGGTTCCAGGGCGACGGCGCGCACTACCTGTACCTGGCCGGTCAGGACCAGACGCAGTCGTACGGCATCGACTACTTCACCACCGTGTCGCCGTACGCGCTCGCCGGGGTCACCGCGCCGGTCGAGACCCGCAAGACGATCCCGGAGCTGTACGGGAAGGCGTACTACGACAACCCCGCGCTCGGCTTCACGCCGTCGTCGGAGTCGCAGAACACCTACGTGTACTTCCCGGTCGGCACCAACGGGTACTCCGGCGGCGCGACGCTCGGCGCGTACGGCGCGGTCGGCTGGGTGCAGTCCGACGACTTCGCGTACGCCTCGCGCGACGAACTGCCGCCCGACTTCGTGGTCTACAAGAACGCGTCGTCGACGAAGTCGTGGTTCCTGCTCGATGACGAGATCGTGGTCCTCGCGGCCGGTGTCCGCGACGCGGACCGCGCGGTGACGACCACACTGGACACCCGTATCGCCGGCGCGTCCGACCCTGTCACGATCACCGGCGTACGACGGGATGGCGGGCCGTGGAGCGGCGCCGGAACGGTCGACCCGCGGTGGCTGCGCTACACCAACGGCTCCGTCGCGGTCGGGTACCACTTCCTCCAGCCGACCCAGCTCTCGGTCGATCTCCAGACCGTCACCCGCAGCCGCAGAGTCGTCCGGACGTCCAACCCGGACACCGCGGTCACCAAGCAGGTCTTCGCGCTGACCGTCAGCCAACCGGCCGGTCCGGCGCGGACGTTCGCCTACGCATTGGTGCCCAACGCAACAGAATCGGCGCTGCGCTCGTACCAGCACGGCCGCCTCCGCCTGCTGTCCAACACGACTCGGCTCCAGGCGATCGAACACCTGGGCCTGCGCCTGACCGCCGCCAACAGCTTCACCCCGGGCACCCACCACCTTCCGGGGCTGACCGTCGACGGTCCCGCGTCACTGATCGTTCGTCGCGAGACCGGAAGCGTGCACGTCGCTGTCTCCGATCCCACGACGCAGCGCGACACGGTTACGCTCAACCTGCCCGCGCAGTACCTGAAGGCCGCGACTCCCGTCGACGGAGTACGAGTGGCGCGCACGATCGCCGGGACCCGGCTGACGTTCACCACCCGGCACACCTACGGCAGGAGTCTCGCGATCAAGCTTCTTCCAGCTTGGTGA
- a CDS encoding SDR family oxidoreductase, whose product MSRGVLITGASRGVGAAAAQAFARAGDRVVLHCRGAVERAEEIRAGLPGDGHAVVAADLGDPAGIPSLVEESAALLGRVDVLVNNAAMFVDEPVAGSRRVGHPLAETSYDEWVATWRRTLAVNLEGAAHVTWCVARQMLDTEPAAGVRRGAIVNVGSRGAYRGEPDVPAYGASKAGLHSLGQSLAASLAPYDITVTSIAPGFIATDMTESFLAGPGGDAIRAQSPFDRVAAAEEVGNAIHWLASPDANWASGAVLDFNGASYLH is encoded by the coding sequence GTGTCCAGAGGAGTACTGATCACCGGTGCGTCGCGGGGCGTCGGAGCGGCCGCTGCACAGGCGTTCGCGAGAGCCGGCGACCGGGTCGTGCTGCACTGCCGGGGCGCCGTCGAGCGCGCCGAGGAGATCCGCGCCGGGCTGCCCGGCGACGGCCACGCGGTGGTCGCGGCGGACCTCGGCGATCCAGCCGGAATCCCTTCCCTGGTTGAAGAATCGGCTGCGTTGCTAGGTCGTGTCGACGTGCTCGTGAACAACGCGGCGATGTTCGTCGACGAGCCGGTCGCGGGCTCCCGGCGGGTGGGTCACCCGCTGGCCGAGACGTCGTACGACGAATGGGTCGCGACGTGGCGCCGTACGTTGGCCGTCAACCTCGAGGGCGCCGCGCACGTGACCTGGTGTGTGGCGCGGCAGATGCTCGACACGGAGCCCGCGGCGGGCGTACGGCGGGGTGCGATCGTCAACGTGGGATCCCGCGGGGCGTACCGCGGTGAGCCCGACGTGCCGGCGTACGGCGCCTCGAAGGCGGGACTGCACTCGCTCGGGCAGTCGTTGGCGGCATCGTTGGCGCCGTATGACATCACGGTGACGTCAATCGCGCCGGGGTTCATCGCCACCGACATGACCGAGAGCTTCCTGGCCGGGCCCGGCGGCGACGCGATCCGGGCGCAGAGCCCGTTCGACCGGGTCGCCGCGGCGGAGGAGGTCGGGAACGCGATCCACTGGCTCGCCTCGCCCGACGCGAACTGGGCCAGCGGCGCGGTGCTGGACTTCAACGGGGCGTCGTACCTGCACTGA
- a CDS encoding DUF4097 family beta strand repeat-containing protein → MSDRSATQYTDDENERIERIRIEIGSGLVEIGPNPDGKGTAVSMEVDGDDEGVIFEVADGELIVESPRNVRRGPEITVRIATSEVLDARVKTGSGDIFADVPLGSARLSTGSGDVRLARAEQDLGISTGSGDVKVGQAAGAVRAGTGSGSIDIEEAGDALGLSTGSGDVTIGDAAGPTSVKVGSGDITIERIRDHSVATSGSGDVKVEIADGPSVQAETARGDVQIGVPDGLPAYLDLKTVTGRIRCDLQPGQKPAEGERALMLRARTVSGDITVVKV, encoded by the coding sequence ATGAGCGACCGGAGCGCGACGCAGTACACCGACGACGAGAACGAGCGGATCGAGCGGATCCGGATCGAGATCGGCTCCGGCCTGGTCGAGATCGGGCCGAACCCGGACGGCAAGGGCACGGCGGTGTCGATGGAGGTCGACGGCGACGACGAGGGCGTGATCTTCGAGGTCGCCGACGGCGAGCTGATCGTCGAGAGCCCGCGGAACGTCCGGCGCGGACCGGAGATCACGGTCCGGATCGCCACCTCGGAGGTGCTCGACGCCCGGGTCAAGACCGGCTCCGGCGACATCTTCGCCGACGTCCCGCTCGGCTCCGCGCGGCTCTCGACCGGTTCCGGCGACGTCCGGCTGGCCAGGGCCGAGCAGGACCTCGGGATCAGCACCGGCAGTGGCGACGTGAAGGTCGGCCAGGCCGCCGGCGCGGTCCGGGCCGGCACCGGCTCCGGCTCGATCGACATCGAGGAGGCCGGCGACGCGCTCGGCCTGAGCACCGGCTCCGGTGACGTGACGATCGGCGACGCCGCCGGTCCCACCTCCGTCAAGGTCGGCTCGGGGGACATCACCATCGAGCGGATCCGCGACCACTCGGTCGCCACCTCCGGCTCCGGCGACGTCAAGGTCGAGATCGCCGACGGGCCGAGCGTCCAGGCCGAGACGGCGCGCGGCGACGTACAGATCGGGGTCCCGGACGGGCTCCCGGCGTACCTGGACCTGAAGACCGTGACCGGCCGGATCCGCTGCGACCTGCAGCCCGGCCAGAAGCCCGCCGAGGGCGAGCGCGCGCTGATGCTGCGCGCCCGAACGGTCTCCGGCGACATCACCGTCGTCAAGGTCTGA